ATATTAACGATTGTTCCACTATCTTGTTTTTTCATTTGTTTTAAAACTTCTTGTGAACAGAAAATAGTTCCCTTTAGGTTAATATCGATCATATTATGTACTGCTTCTTCAGTTAATTCTTCCGCAAGATCAAAAATTCCAACACCTGCATTATTAAATAAAATATCAACTTTTCCGTATGTTTGAATAATTGTATCGAAAACTCTTTTTACATCTTCATGTTCTGAAACATCTACAGTATGTATTGAATAATTGTTAGGTAATTGTTTACCAATTTCTCTAAGTTTATTTTCAGTTCTTCCTAACAAACAAATGTGAGCTCCGTTTTCAGAATACTTTTTAGCTATTGACGCTCCTAATCCACTTCCTGCGCCTGTAATGATAACAACTTGATTTCCCAATCTAAAACCAACTTTCTTTATAAAATATTTATCCGAATAATTTCATTATAGCTATTAAACCAAAACATGATACAATTGTAAAAGTGTTTGTTTAGGAGGTCGATCAATTGAATACTACTAAAACGGATAAAATATCACGCTTTTTTAAACTACTACTTCCGATTTTAATCACTCAAGTGACATTATTTTCGATGTCATTTTTTGATACAATCATGTCTGGTAATAGTAGTCCAGGAGATTTAGCAGGGGTTGCGATAGGTGTTAGTATTTGGACCCCAATCAGTACGGGGTTAACTGGCATTTTAGTCGCAATTACAACAATGGTAGCAAATTTAAATGGTGCAAAACAGGATGAAAAAATAACACCTCTTGTTATGCAAGCACTTTATTTGGCTGGGATTATTGCAATTGTCATTATTATGATTGGTATATTTTCAATTCATCCAATCTTAAATCATATGAATCTTGATCCGAAAGTTCATCGTGTTGCTCTTCATTTCTTATTCGCATTATCATTTGGAATTTTACCTTTATTTCTATATACAGTCATTCGTCAGTTTATTGATGGTTTAGGTAAAACAAAAACTACTATGGTCATTACTGTTATTTCAGTACCAGTTAATGTAATTTTGAACTATTTCCTTATCTTTGGTAAAGCTGGTCTACCACGTTTAGGTGGTGTTGGTTCTGGTGTAGCGTCTGCAATAACGTATTGGATTATTTTTGGAATTGCTTTATATATTATTAAAACTAAAAAGCCATTTAGCAGCTTCAATCTATTTAAAAAACTTCCTCCAATTTCATTTGGAACTTGGAAAAGTATTTTAAAATTAGGAGTTCCAATTGGACTTAGTATCTTTTTTGAAGTAAGTGTGTTCTCGGTCGTAACATTATTATTAAGTGAGTTTGATACTGAAACTATTGCTGCACATACAGTTGCAATGAATTTTGCAAGTCTACTCTATATGGTACCATTAAGTATTTCGATGGCTTTAACAATAGCTGTTGGCTATGAAGTTGGGGCGAAAGAGTTTCAAAATGCAAAAGAATATAGCAAAATTGGTTTAGTAATGGCAGTTTCAATTGCTTCATTTTTTGGGATCATCATCTATTTATTCCGATATGATGTAGCTGGATGGTATACAAATGACCCATCTGTACAAATTTTGGCAGGCGGATTCTTAATCTTTGCAGTTATGTTCCAACTATTTGATGCAATTGCAGCGCCAATTCAAGGTGCATTAAGAGGTTATAAAGATGTGAACGCCACGTTAATTATGATGATTTTAGCTTATTGGGTAATCGCATTACCAGTTGGGTATGCACTTTCTAATACGAATCTTGGCGCAAAAGGATATTGGGTTGGATTAATAGTTGGTTTAGGAGTGTCAGCACTAACATTATCTTTCCGATTAGTACAATTACAAATAAAAAAACTAAAGTTATCTGAAGCATAATGAAAAGGATGGGAAGCACGATTGCTAACCCCATCCTTTTTTGTATTTTACTCATCTTGTATGGTTATATTTTGATGATCATCATCATCAAATTGATCAAGCAGTTCGCTTGGGATATGTTTTGGGATAACATCGGGTGGAAGTTCACCATCCATACCTAAATAGTAATGTCGAATAGGCTTTAGTTCGTCATTTAATTCATAAACTAAAGGAATACTTGTTGGAATATTAAGCGAAGCAATTCCGTTAGCGGAGACTTGATCTAAATATTGCACGATCCCTCTCAACGTATTTCCATGTGCAGATATAATAACCTTCTTGCCAGCTTGCAAGGCTGGTGCAATTTCTTCATCCCAATATTTTAATACTCTTTTTTCAGTATCCTCCAGATTTTCAGTAAGCGGGAATTCACCTTTTAACAAGTTTTTATAACGAGGTTCATTTATTTCATATCTTGGATCATCAGGTTTTAGAGCAGGTGGTCTAACATTCATAGATCTTCGCCAAATATTAACCTGTTCTTCACCATATTTTTGAGCTGTTTCGGATTTATTCAGCCCCTGGAGTGAACCGTAATGTCGTTCATTTAATCTCCATGTTTTATAAACAGGAATCCACATCATATCAATCTCATTTAATATAATCCATAATGTACGAATTGCTCTTTTAAGTACTGATGTATAGGCAACATCAAATGTAAATCCATTTTTCCTTAAAATGATACCAGCTTCTCTTGCCTCAGAAAGCCCGCTCTTTGTTAAATCAACATCCGTCCAACCTGTGAACCGATTTTCAACATTCCATAAACTTTGACCGTGTCTGATTAATACAAGTTTAATCATATGACTCTCCTTTAAAAACAATTAAATATGATATAGTTTGCTGAAATGTTCATCATTTGATTCACAATTGATTGGAAGTGCACAATCTTATGTACTTAAAATTCTTGACTAAAAACTGTCATACTTCACCTGGTGGTTAGCATTTCTTTTATTTTAAACTCTTTCACTATTTGTTTATTCGATTTATTTTTATTAAACTCAGTTCGATTGGGAAATAAATTTTATTTTTAAGTACAATATTCCCCATTGAATCAAATAGATTTTCAATTAGTAATACGAATAAATTATTCGTTGAACATAATTCATAGTTTGAAGAAGGAAGGACTGATTCTGTAAATTTTATTTCGATTGTTGATGAATGTATTAACTTATAAATATCTTCTTCAAGTATTTTTAGGACTCCCTGCTGATCCCCTAGGTTCATTTGATATAGGGAAGCTGTCTCACTTGGGAACATTGTGTAAGCATGGGCGACTATTTTATTTTTAGCTTTATACCATCTATTAAACCTGATTAACACTGCCGAATCTTGATTAAAAATCTTTTTAACATATTCATAATCATCCGAAAAACTAACTTCTAAATAAGCATCTACATCATCAATTGTTTCTGTACAGCATTGATAAACTGAATTATCTATTTTTTCTAAACCAACACTTCTTACATTCACATTTTGTTTGATAAAATTACCTTGTCCATGGATTGTTTCAATATAACCGTCCTCTTTTAGTAAACCCAATCCCTGTCTTAAAGTCATTCTACTAACATTCATCATCTTAGAAAGTTCTGGCTCAGAAGGAAGCTTACTTCCAATCGGATAAACTCCCTCATTAATTAATTTAAATAATTTTTCATAAACCCCTACGTATAGAGGTAATTTTTTTTTATTTTCTACGGACATAACAACACTCCTTATGCTTATTATATCGAGTTATGAATTATTCGCAAACTTGTCTATTGAAGTGGAAACGGGAAACATAATTAGTTTTACTTTTAAATAAAGTACCTAGAATTTTATAAGTATAAATACCTAAGTGTATTTAAGTTGCTATTGATTTATCTATTTTATTGAAATATAATTTAGTTGAAAATTAATAGACAACTAATTATACAACTATACTTCATAGTATTAATTTATCACTATTTCGAAAAATGTTTTTTTTATTTTGTAAACGGAAACATATTAGGAAAGAATGATAACGTTAAGAGAAATTAACATGCGAAATGAGTAAGAATAAATGTTGTATGGATTAGTTAAATAAATTATTAGTATAGAAATGGAGAGAAAATCATATGACAACGCCACATAATACAGCTAAATCAGGAGAAATTGCAAAAACAGTTTTAATGCCAGGAGATCCATTACGTGCAAAATATATAGCAGAAAATTATCTAGAAAACCCAGTGCAATTTAATACAGTACGTAATATGTTTGGCTATACAGGAACTTATAAAGGAAAACAAATATCTGTCATGGGATCTGGTATGGGCATGCCAAGTATTGGAATTTATTCATACGAATTATATAAATTTTATGATGTAGAAAATATTATCCGTGTTGGTAGTGCTGGAGCTTATACAGATGAACTAAATATACACGATATTGTGCTTGTAGATAGTGCTTGGAGTCAATCTACCTATGCAAAGACTCAAGCAGGCGTTGAAAGTGATATTCAGTATCCTTGTGAATCATTAACAAACAAAATTGAAGATACTGCAAAGCAGATCAATACTCCTATTGTTAAAGGAAGAATACATTCTAGTGATGTTTTTTATTATGAAAGTTCAGTTCCAAACTTTGTTAATTTTTATAATGAGCATAAGTGTATTTGTACAGAAATGGAAAGCTATGCACTATTCCATAATGCGAAAGTCTTAGGAAAAAATGCAGCATGTTTACTTACTATTTCAGATTCTTTAGTTACTCATGAAGAGATAAGTGCTGAAGCAAGACAAACATCATTCGATCAAATGATGAAACTTGCATTAGAAGCTTGTTTGTAAAATAAAATTGATTGAAAATAGTGTCTCCTTTTTTTCAAAGTATTGAATATCAATGTAGAACAAAAAGTCGATTTCCGTTTTTGCGAAAATCGACTTTTTTATTCTAATGTCACTTAAATATTTGAGAATTGAATAATATTTAGATTTAAATGCTAGTACTTATACTTCTATTTAATTGCTTTACTCACTTTTAATTTTTTTCCTTTGACCGTCGCATTCTCCATAGCTTGTAAAACTAGTGATCCTTTTCCATTCAGAATATCAACATATGACATCTGATCATGAATGCTTATTATGCCAATATCATCTACTGACACTCCAGGGATTTTTGCGATTGTTCCAACAAAATCAACAGCACGTATTTTCTTCTTTTTTCCTCCGTTGAAGTAAAGTTTCATAATATCTTGATTAATTCGGGCTGTTTTATTATTTCTTACTACTCGCCTGCTGTTAAGTTTTTCTTCGAAGATTGCTTTTCCACTAACAACCTCTTGATGACTAGGAGCTTCAATAGTAGGTATTTGAAATCCGATGTAATTTTCAATTGCTTTAACGAACTTTCCTTCAAACTGTGTCGAAAACGTAATTGCTTTTCCTTTATTGCCAGCACGGCCAGTTCTTCCAGTACGGTGCACATAGCTCTCTTTTTCCATAGGAACGTCATAATTGATGACTAATGTTACATTATCAATATCAATACCTCTAGCAGCTACATCTGTTGCCACTAGATAGCGAAAGTTCCCTATTTTAAATCCGTCCATTACAGCAAAACGGTCTTCTTGTTCCAGTCCCCCATGGAGTCTTTCACATGAATAATTAGCTTTTTCCAGTTCACTATACACAGTATCAACATTTTCTTTCGTTCGGCAAAAAATAAGACAGCTATCAGGGTTTTCTACAACCGTAAGGTCTTTAAGGAGTGAAATTTTTTCTTCCTCTTTCACTTCTATTAAAAAATGTTCAATTGTATTAGCCGTTACACCGGTTGATTCAATCTCAATATGAATCGGATCTTTCATATATTCATGGCAGAGTTTTTCAACATCTTTTGGTAAGGTTGCAGAAAAAACCATCGTTACCCGATATAAATGCAGCTGGTTAATGATTGCTTCTACCTCATCGATAAAACCTTTATTAAGCATCTCATCAGCTTCATCAATGATAAGATATTTTATTTGATCTAGATCGAGGGTCTCTCGTTCAAGATGGTCCATAACCCTTCCAGGTGTACCAACTACTACATGTGTTTTTTGTTCCAATTCTACCTTTTGTTTAGTAAACGGTTCTTTACCATATAAGGCCACCACTTTTATACGTTTAAATCTTCCAATATTCGTAATATCTTCACGGACTTGAGCTGCAAGCTCTCTAGTTGGAGTTAGAATTAAAACCTGTGGTTTTTTTTCCTCCCATTCGATCATTTCGCAAATAGGAATACTATAAGCGGCCGTTTTGCCACTTCCTGTTTGAGATTTTACGACTAAATCTTGATTTTCCATTGCCAATGGTATAACTTTACTCTGAACTTCAGTTGGAGTCTCGTATTTTAATACAGCAAGTGCTCTTTTAATTTCATCACTTAGATGATAGTCCGCATAATTTTTTTTAGTCATTTCTTAACCTCGTTTTTGTTTTTTTTCGATATATGTATAGATTTCTCCCAAAGAAAAATCATATTCATTAATTGAATATGATTCATTATACTTGAAAAATGCAAGATAAAACGGTTTTTATTATTTATTTTAAAAAGTAACAAATTGAAATAGCATTGATTTTAAGGATTACTTCTTTTATGAACGACTGCTTTAATTAGATTTACGTTTAATTATTTCAGTGATTTTTTAAAATTAAGTCTCTGTTAAAGTAATTTGTTGATTTGAACAAAAGAATATGATCACAAAATTGATATCATCCCCTTATATTAGACATGTGAAAAAGCCGTCTACTATATAAGAAATAGGAGTAATCTAGAGAATTATAACCCCAAAAAGGCTCATCTCACCGAAGAACCTTTTACAATTATTATCCCAAAGTACCTTGTATATTTTTTGTTCTTGTTCAACTCCAATATGTTAATCTACCATTAAATGTTATATTACCAACGATTCCATAGCTTTAACAAATCGCTCTGTGATTTGCTGAGGACGAGTAATAGCTCCTCCAACAACTACAGAGTATGCACCATATTTTAGTGCAGTAACTGCCATTTCAGGGGTATTAACGTTACCTTCAGCAATCACTGGTACATTAACCGTACTAACAACTTGCTTTAAAAATTCAAAGTCATTATGATAAAGTTTTTTTCCTTCTGTCTCTTCTGTGTAGCCGTATAAGGTCGTACCTACACAGTCGAAACCTAATGCCTCAGCTGTTAAACACTCTTGGAGTGTTGCACAATCTGCCATCCATTTTTGATTAGGGAACCTTTTTTTTATTTGTTCCATAAAATTTATTAACTTTATCCCGTCAGGACGTAAACGATTTGTGGCATCAATGGCGATTAAATCAGCGCCACTTTCAACGAGTTCTTCAACCTCTTTCATTGTAGGAGTAATGTAGACCTTTGAATCTTTGTATTCTCGTTTAATAATTCCAATAATTGGCAAGTCTATATAACTTTTAATCGCTTTTATATCTTCAACTCCATTAGCACGAATACCGACGGCTCCTCCTCTACAAGCAGCATCAGCCATCCTTTTCATAATTTCAGAACTATATAATGGTTCATCCTCTAATGCTTGGCAAGAAACAACCAACCCGCCTTTTATTTGTGTCAACAACTTATTACACCTCTTTTATTTTATAATTTATTACAATCCCGCACTCAAACATTCGATTCCATGGAGCAAACGTAGCAACATTTTCAAGTTTGATATCTTTAAAGCTAAATAGAATTTGATTATTAAATCTCTTTAATAACCTCTCGTCACGCTCTTGATTAACAAGCGGAGCTAACTTACCTAAGTCAAAATAAGTTAAATTATATTTTGGAAGGAAATCAGCAACCATCTCCATTCGAATTTCTGCCTGGTAGAAGTAATCATCTAGGAGATGATAGATTAGATTTTTCTTAATTAATAAAGAGTCACCTTCCTTGCCTAACACGCCTTGGCAAATTGTTGTTCCAAGTGAATTGCAATTTGTATTCCAGCCTTTGTATGAGACAAGTTTGTCTAAAATTTTCTCTTCATCTAACAACGTAATTAATTCGCGATCTCCGCCATTTGCAAAAGCTGAGTCTGCTACTATAACTTTTTTGCCAGATAAAATAAAAGATTTTATTTGATCTACAAACGACAACATATTTCGAAAGCTTGTATAAGTAATATCCTTTTTAGATTGCTCCCACGATTCCTGAATTACACGCCCTGGAGTATTATATGCAAGAATTAGGTCTGCACCTTCAGCAGTATCGACTAATTGACAACCTGCTGCTAAAACATGTGCTTTCAAGCTTTCGGCATAAGGTCGGTCTTCATACATCGGAATTAACTGCGGTCCAAGTGTACTGCTCCAAATTGGAAAAATCTTTGGTCGCTGGTTCTTCCACGCATTGTAGGCTCTAGATAGTAAAGTTGCTCCTACTTCATCAGCTCCAGGATACATATGTACTTTTTTATGCAAACGAAGATTTTCACGCATACTAGCTACATCACTTTGATCCATCGCTGTATACCCAAACTCAGCACTATCATCTTGAGGAATAGATAAGAACGTCAATACTCCTTCATGTACAAGCTCGAGCATCTGAAGATTAATGGCCAAGTTAAATTGACGTCTAGTTTCATAATCTTTTATAAATTTTTCAGGTAGTATTTCGATAATGTTGTCCAATTGTTTTTGCTCGTCCTGTGATAACTCTTCACGCTTTTGCTTATCTATTAAATAAGCACGTAAAAAAATCTCTTGTCCCCAATGCTCATAATATTCAGGTTCCTCGTCACTTGAACTATATTTTGGGGTACGCATGATTAAATTGGATGCATAGATTTCAAGTTTTGGATAGTCCCTGCGAAGAGCACGTAAGCGTTCCACCCATACTGTTCTTATATTTTCTTCTAAGTAATGTAATCTCGAGGGAAGTAAGCCACCATAAATCAACATATCAATGCTTAATATGAATGCGTCTACCTGACCGGAGATCCTTCTAATCCAAGTCCAAAGACCTTCTGTATCTCCTGCTTCCTTCTTTTTTCCAAGTAATTCTAAATTAGGCATTATTAATTCAACATCTGTTGAAGAACTTGCAATCATTTGGACATAGGTAACATTACATGGACGTTCGTCGATTGGTATATAAGCAATTTTCATGTTATATTTCCTTTCTTGTTATTTTGTATTACTGTAAAACTAAAAAATTAATTACTTCAAACAGAACTGTAAATAGCAACAAATTTCAACTTTTCCTCTTCATGAACTGGATGCAGACTATGTGCATGTTCTTGATATGCCTTAATCTCTTTAATTCCACCTAAGTGATGGTATAAAGCAAATCCACTAGATGGAGGGCAAACATTATCTTCTAATCCTACTCCAACCAATGTGGGACATACCACCCAA
This genomic interval from Gottfriedia acidiceleris contains the following:
- the gpmA gene encoding 2,3-diphosphoglycerate-dependent phosphoglycerate mutase, with product MIKLVLIRHGQSLWNVENRFTGWTDVDLTKSGLSEAREAGIILRKNGFTFDVAYTSVLKRAIRTLWIILNEIDMMWIPVYKTWRLNERHYGSLQGLNKSETAQKYGEEQVNIWRRSMNVRPPALKPDDPRYEINEPRYKNLLKGEFPLTENLEDTEKRVLKYWDEEIAPALQAGKKVIISAHGNTLRGIVQYLDQVSANGIASLNIPTSIPLVYELNDELKPIRHYYLGMDGELPPDVIPKHIPSELLDQFDDDDHQNITIQDE
- a CDS encoding DEAD/DEAH box helicase, coding for MTKKNYADYHLSDEIKRALAVLKYETPTEVQSKVIPLAMENQDLVVKSQTGSGKTAAYSIPICEMIEWEEKKPQVLILTPTRELAAQVREDITNIGRFKRIKVVALYGKEPFTKQKVELEQKTHVVVGTPGRVMDHLERETLDLDQIKYLIIDEADEMLNKGFIDEVEAIINQLHLYRVTMVFSATLPKDVEKLCHEYMKDPIHIEIESTGVTANTIEHFLIEVKEEEKISLLKDLTVVENPDSCLIFCRTKENVDTVYSELEKANYSCERLHGGLEQEDRFAVMDGFKIGNFRYLVATDVAARGIDIDNVTLVINYDVPMEKESYVHRTGRTGRAGNKGKAITFSTQFEGKFVKAIENYIGFQIPTIEAPSHQEVVSGKAIFEEKLNSRRVVRNNKTARINQDIMKLYFNGGKKKKIRAVDFVGTIAKIPGVSVDDIGIISIHDQMSYVDILNGKGSLVLQAMENATVKGKKLKVSKAIK
- a CDS encoding DUF4127 family protein; protein product: MKIAYIPIDERPCNVTYVQMIASSSTDVELIMPNLELLGKKKEAGDTEGLWTWIRRISGQVDAFILSIDMLIYGGLLPSRLHYLEENIRTVWVERLRALRRDYPKLEIYASNLIMRTPKYSSSDEEPEYYEHWGQEIFLRAYLIDKQKREELSQDEQKQLDNIIEILPEKFIKDYETRRQFNLAINLQMLELVHEGVLTFLSIPQDDSAEFGYTAMDQSDVASMRENLRLHKKVHMYPGADEVGATLLSRAYNAWKNQRPKIFPIWSSTLGPQLIPMYEDRPYAESLKAHVLAAGCQLVDTAEGADLILAYNTPGRVIQESWEQSKKDITYTSFRNMLSFVDQIKSFILSGKKVIVADSAFANGGDRELITLLDEEKILDKLVSYKGWNTNCNSLGTTICQGVLGKEGDSLLIKKNLIYHLLDDYFYQAEIRMEMVADFLPKYNLTYFDLGKLAPLVNQERDERLLKRFNNQILFSFKDIKLENVATFAPWNRMFECGIVINYKIKEV
- a CDS encoding N-acetylmannosamine-6-phosphate 2-epimerase; its protein translation is MLTQIKGGLVVSCQALEDEPLYSSEIMKRMADAACRGGAVGIRANGVEDIKAIKSYIDLPIIGIIKREYKDSKVYITPTMKEVEELVESGADLIAIDATNRLRPDGIKLINFMEQIKKRFPNQKWMADCATLQECLTAEALGFDCVGTTLYGYTEETEGKKLYHNDFEFLKQVVSTVNVPVIAEGNVNTPEMAVTALKYGAYSVVVGGAITRPQQITERFVKAMESLVI
- the deoD gene encoding purine-nucleoside phosphorylase, whose amino-acid sequence is MTTPHNTAKSGEIAKTVLMPGDPLRAKYIAENYLENPVQFNTVRNMFGYTGTYKGKQISVMGSGMGMPSIGIYSYELYKFYDVENIIRVGSAGAYTDELNIHDIVLVDSAWSQSTYAKTQAGVESDIQYPCESLTNKIEDTAKQINTPIVKGRIHSSDVFYYESSVPNFVNFYNEHKCICTEMESYALFHNAKVLGKNAACLLTISDSLVTHEEISAEARQTSFDQMMKLALEACL
- a CDS encoding SDR family oxidoreductase, whose product is MGNQVVIITGAGSGLGASIAKKYSENGAHICLLGRTENKLREIGKQLPNNYSIHTVDVSEHEDVKRVFDTIIQTYGKVDILFNNAGVGIFDLAEELTEEAVHNMIDINLKGTIFCSQEVLKQMKKQDSGTIVNIVSTAGLIGKATESVYCASKFGVKGFTESLVVELTGTPISVFAAYMGGMNTDFWAGIFDEDKTSKMMNPDDIAEIIIENIKPRKNISIPEIIIKNIK
- a CDS encoding MATE family efflux transporter; the protein is MNTTKTDKISRFFKLLLPILITQVTLFSMSFFDTIMSGNSSPGDLAGVAIGVSIWTPISTGLTGILVAITTMVANLNGAKQDEKITPLVMQALYLAGIIAIVIIMIGIFSIHPILNHMNLDPKVHRVALHFLFALSFGILPLFLYTVIRQFIDGLGKTKTTMVITVISVPVNVILNYFLIFGKAGLPRLGGVGSGVASAITYWIIFGIALYIIKTKKPFSSFNLFKKLPPISFGTWKSILKLGVPIGLSIFFEVSVFSVVTLLLSEFDTETIAAHTVAMNFASLLYMVPLSISMALTIAVGYEVGAKEFQNAKEYSKIGLVMAVSIASFFGIIIYLFRYDVAGWYTNDPSVQILAGGFLIFAVMFQLFDAIAAPIQGALRGYKDVNATLIMMILAYWVIALPVGYALSNTNLGAKGYWVGLIVGLGVSALTLSFRLVQLQIKKLKLSEA
- a CDS encoding GntR family transcriptional regulator; protein product: MSVENKKKLPLYVGVYEKLFKLINEGVYPIGSKLPSEPELSKMMNVSRMTLRQGLGLLKEDGYIETIHGQGNFIKQNVNVRSVGLEKIDNSVYQCCTETIDDVDAYLEVSFSDDYEYVKKIFNQDSAVLIRFNRWYKAKNKIVAHAYTMFPSETASLYQMNLGDQQGVLKILEEDIYKLIHSSTIEIKFTESVLPSSNYELCSTNNLFVLLIENLFDSMGNIVLKNKIYFPIELSLIKINRINK